gtagcaatattataatttaacaCACGTCCTTAGGACAGCTTTTTTCCCTTGTCAAGAGTTGCACATACTCTTCCACATTGCCTGCCTGGTACCAACTGAACTGATACAAAACTAAGCATATCCAACATCAGCTTCTACCAACCAATACTGAAATTTTTAGGCCATAAAATACTAATTTATGTTGGATAGTatgggatttttattttttattttcatttaaaattagatttataggACGTCAATTAAAAGTTTTGCCCATTTAGCTAAAAATAACTTAGCATCCATTAAGCAATAgttaaaaactaataatattaaatttatgtagATTAAGATTTATGAATAGAAGTAGGATAAATATAGCAGTAAGTCCAAACAGGGGAAATATACGTACGTACCCATGCTAATTAATAATACCATGATAGTGATATagtataaaaacaaaaactgaaTTGAATGCTATGCTTCAAATGTGCAAATGAGAGTGAGGGTGGCATATTTCTCATGATGATGAATGATAGCACAAGCACAAGGGGTGAATGAAAAGGTTGGGTGTTATTGACATACCCATCCAATAAGACTCTTTCCTCCTTTGATGTTGTCTGTGATCGCTAGCCCAGTGATCAGCTGTAATAGAACCACTCCAAAGGAGTAAACATCTGTTTTGCTTGACGCTTTTCCATTTTCCGCGTATTCCGGTGCCATGTATCCAAGAGCCCCAACAACTTTGTTCTTCGACGAATCATTTGAATCCTCCTCGTGCTGACTTGTGGCAAGACCAAAATCTCCAAGCTGATTTAAACATCAAAGTAACTGTGTATTAGCTAACACAGTTGATGTATATTAGGCAGATAGTATGCCCCGCAGTAAAATACTGACTTGATGTAATAGAGATCTATATTAAAGTACCCAATATCATGATCTTAAACTTAGAACGATAGTTTATTGGGAGGTCTTGGCGGACATTGTTTTACGCTAGCATTTTTAGGTGAAGGGCCTGAAGGCATGTAGTGTTACAAGTAATGTTTGTTAGATCTGATGTCAGATTTCTATGATGTGGATATACAGATCAAGATAATATCATATTTGCAACTGACCTGAAGTTAAAGAAACTTTGTACTAAGAGTCAAAAAATTACCTTCAGCAAACACTTAGTTGACTTTAGTCAATGTGAGCTACACGGTGAGAAATGTCAACTAACACTTCTAAGTGAGAGCCATTTTGTCATACTTAACTATAACAACTCCAGAGATCTAaacaaaagattaaaaaataaaaaaatgaaataaaataatttgctTCCTTGAACTGCATGGTGAGGGAATGAGCTAGTAGCAAGGTACTCTGTAAGACAAATTGGTCGctaattaaaaagaaagacctcatttatgtatttattagaATCCTTGAGAGGGTCAATGCTTTAATATATGGGAGTTAAGTTATGGCATCAAGGCAATAAGTTGACTGTTCTAGATTGACCTATTACACAGTCATTAAGTTGGCAGATACAAGTTTGTAACTGTGGCACCATAAATTTGTAAATACTTACTAGTGTAACATGATCATGTGTTATGAGAATATTCCCCGGCGTCACATCTCTGTGGATGATGTTGTTCCCGTGAAGAAATTCTAAGCCTTTGGCAGCTCCCAAAGCTATTTTTATCCTCTTGTCCCAACTAAGATGTTGCCGCTTCTGTTCTGCACATTTTTCTGcacattttaacaaattcctccTCCTGGGTTATCCTCCGATGTCATATTACACACTGAAGATAATTGAGAAAATGTAGGCTATTTGGCTATGGtttcaaaaatcatattctgattttagaattaaaaaaaaataaaactaactaacTTAAGAGTTTATGTTTGGTGATCAACCAGTTCCATAAATTATTTCGAGAGAATTGGCTGCAGAATACCTTAATCTTACAgaagaaaaatatgtttttcagtattttaaaaaatcattataaCAACATAATAAATCTTTATCCCACCACTATGTAGGATctgctacatgaattctaacttttCATTCACTTCTATCCATGGCCTTATCTTCTGTAAGGTCATTATACTAATCAAACCAAGTGTCTCCAGTCAAGTCTTTTTGGTCTTCCTCCACCTCTTTTGCTTACTACTTGTTTCATCCTGTCTAGTCTTCTCACAAGAGCCTCTATTAGTtgtcttctcacatgaccaaattaTTTAATCGTGTGTTTGTATCTTATATTCAATAGGAGTCACTCtgaccttattacaaataattacatttctaattttatctttggtAGGATTGctacacatccatcttagcatcttCATCTAGgttacactcatattttgtACATATTGGCACTTTACTACCTAACATTATGTGCAATAGAATAAAGCTAGTCTTGTagttgttttataaaattttcttttttgatgaaatcttaATATTGCGTCGAACACCATATGCACTTTccattttaactattttatcttaaatCTCCTCACCTTTTTGGATGATTGGTCCTTGATATCTAAATTGATCTTTCCTTGGTATGTCTTATTTTACcataatatcatccacactTATATTTTTGCTAAACTTACATTCTTtatatttggtttttgaaacCTTTAGACTCTAAAGTGTCCCACCATATCTTGAGCTTAGCATTCATGTCTTCTTtttttgtctcatccaccaacactatcatctgcaaatagcatacaccacgACACCTCTGCCTTGACATGTTTAGTGAGTTCTTCTATTACTGGGGCAAATAAGTAAGGGCTTAATGCAGATTCATGATGATCCCGTTAGAATTGGAAAAGCCTCAATATCTCCTCCACATGTTTTGACACATCTTTGGTCCATAAGACATGTCTTTAGTAACTTATATGTAAGCAATTTGGACTCCTTTCATCTCTATAACCTTCTGTAAGACTTCTCTAGGAACATTATCATAAGCTTTTTCTAGACCTATAAACGCCACATGTAATtccttttgtttatctctatacctttccattaagccccttgaaaaatatatagcttccattctTGCCTtaccaagcatgaaaccaaatttgTTTTCAGATACTATGGTTTCTTTTCTTAATCTTTACTCAATCACTCTCTCCCAGTGTTTCATAGAGTGGCTCATTAACTTGATTCCTCTATAACTTCCACAATTTTGAAGCTCTcctaaattcttataaataggCGCTAAAGTGTTCTTCCTCCACTCGTATGACAtcctttttaatttaaagatgacattaaataattttcttaaccAAAAAtgtcctcttctcccatgcatttccatacttctattggtatattatctagtCCAATTGCTTtgctattctttttcctttttaatgcttgctttattttatttggacaTATACCTCTATAGGACATGTAAGTCCATCTTTTTTAGAGTTACTAAGATGACCCAACACACTTGTTCTCTTccttcattgaataattttgagaaatactCCTTTCATCTCTCCTTGATCCCCCCTCATTTACTAATATTTATgctctttatcttttatacatTTCACTTGGCTTAAAcctattgtttttctttctcttgctttagctagtGTGTGCGCTcatgtgcgcgcgcgcgcgtgtatatatatatatatctttctccatttttttgtaCCAAACGCtggtttaaattttcataaacttTTGACTTTGCTTCATTAATGGCCTTTTTTAGcttttttttggccaaattatACCTCTTTAGGGTTTCTTCATTGCAACACTTATGTGATGTCTTGTAGCAAGCTCTCTTAGTTTTGATTTTCTCTTGTACCTCTTTGTTCCACCACCAAGGCTCTTTTTGATCTAGGACTTTTACTTTTGACTCTCTGAGAACCATTTTTCTCATATCTCAAATAGTAGTAGTCATACTCACTCCACATTTAATTAGCCTCTCCTTCTACAGTCCAATCCCTTCTACCACACACTTCTCCTTGAAAATGATTTGTTTCTCACTTTTTAAATCACACCATCTAATCCctggatttttttttggggggggggggggggggggtcattttttctcttccattttTTGATATAGACCACAATGACCAAAAatttatgttgagtagtcaagcATTCTCCTAATATAACCTTACAATTCTTATAACATAAGCAGTCCTCTTGTCTCCTAAGGAAGTAGTCTGTTTGGGTGATTGATACACCATTTTTATAATGTGATCAAGTGTCCAAggttttcaaattttctattttcaaaaacaacaaaaacaaaaaacaataaattaGAAACACAACCAAATAGATACATAGGGCCAATTTGGTTATGTTTTTTCCATTCTTGTTACATTATTAATACTATTTCCGGAATCAAAAAGTTTCATTATACTTTTCCTttcatttagttttcatttttgtatcataattttttgaaacagtgactatctttttattgtttcctAGAACTTTATTATTTTGGCATCAATTCTCCAAAAACTAATTTTAGAACCAGTTCATCAAACACATCTTCTTGAATTTATCTAATTATGTTTATGAAATCATAACCGAACATAAAAATAAGAGCAGCATTGATAATTTAATCTTACTTGATAAATGTTGGTCTAGTGAACCATTGCAGACATACTCATAAACAAGCAGCCTGTGATTTCCTTCCGAGCATGAGCCCAACAGCATAACCAAATTCTCATGCCTGATCTTGCTAAGCAAACTAACTTCAGACTGGAACTCTTCCTCTCCTTGAAAGCTCGCATTTTTGTATTGCTTAACAGCAATATTCAATCCATTCTTCAGCTCCCCTCTATACACTGAACCAAAGCCACCTTCTGACAAATAGTTATCCCCAAAAAACCCTCTGGTAGCTGCGTGAAGCTCAGTATAAGTGAAGAACCGTGTCTTCCAGCCAACCTCAGGCCGCCTGTTTTTACAGTCTGAGCAAATGGAGTTTTCAGTCAGTGCCTCATCCAGAATATGAAAGCCTACTTGCTGCTCTTGTTCATCATCATTGGATAATACTGGGGAGCcttttccagaatttttttgCTCTGCATTGCTTTCTTGCTCCAGCAAGGCGCTGATGGATCTCTTTGGCACAGCCCAAGAGAAATTTGAACTTGAAACTGTACTAGGTGTGACAAGCATGTGGTCGGTTGATGATGATTTGGACAATGGCCATTTATGATGGTTTTTAGATGGCGGTCCTCCAATTTCATCCCTGTCTATGGTGGAATGTTGACTTGTTGGAGATGCTGAAACATTAGTCATCAGCAGATATATCAATCTAGTTCTTAATCAGGAAAACCAAAGAACAAAGAAACACCAGTCACCATTAAccagtgtttttcttttttgctttttcttgtttttgataTAAACTAAATTCATGCTTGATTGATGACTTAACTTGACATTTAACTCGTCTACATGTATAATGGAGTGGTTTTGAGAGTCTTTAGCACAGAATTTTCCCAAGGTATATACATAGGAATAAAGATGATAATTTGTTTGGAGGATGCGGATGTTTGACCTAACACCGACCTTTATAAAAACACAAGTATGTACTATACAGATATGAAGTGGGTTACGGGAATATAATTGATAAGACCTAATTTGAGTCTTGAGTCAGATTTAAATACAacgtattttttctttttgaatccTTAATATCTTTAGTAAGATACCCCTTATATAAGACTAAGGTTTCTTTAGTAATCTCTTATTAGCATAAAGTACTTGACCCAAATCTTGCTAATCTCTGATGCAGGTATGAGATAAGTCAGGGAAGGTTTTCTTATATAGGATCAGGATAGGGTTGAAGCAAATGCACGCCATACTCAACCTCCATCATTCCTACATAGTAACCCACTAATTTGATGTTGAAGACAACACGTTAAAATCATAATGATCCACGAGATGTCAAATAACAAATTTGTAAACTAAAgtgatacaaattttaaaatacaagaatattGTACTTAAGTTAGCCAATAATTCACCCAATTTGGTAGATTTCCTTTTAAAACATTCTGGTAGAATTGGTGCAAAGTGTTTGCAATTGTCAAGTTCAGGCCTTGAGATTCAACAGTTCACTAGCTGTTCCAGAGGAAGTGGAGCAGTGAGCATTTATGAATTCATAAGGAGGGAGAGGCCTGTAAGAGTTTGTACCTTGAGAAAGAAGAGGATAGCAGAGGTGGATAAGGGATTTAGAAGGCTTTTAGTGGATCATATGGGTGAGGGGAATCCTCTTGGGACAGGGTTATGAATTTATTCTAGTGTTTTTGGCAGCTTTACAAGCGTGAGGGTGGAgttctttgtattctaatatatttgGTTTCTTTTACAACAGACCAAACTTTTATCCCACTACAGTCATTTCTATCCATGGGCTTGCCTTCTCTATGGCCCTTATAATTAAAATCATTCTCTCAAGTGTCTCCCATcaaatttttcttggtctttcCCTACACCTTTTTGCTAAATACTTGTTCCATTCTATTTCCATTGtatccactctcctcacaagagcctctattggtcttcttctcacataaccAAACTATCCCAATCATGTCTTGAcacattttatttgatttgttttaccaaaaaagaaaaaagaacctTCTATTTGACCAAGGTAAATTAAATGTAATGCTGCTACTTGATTGCATACTCTTAGGAGAAACTTCTTCCTCCGTGCTTCCTGGTAACATTTCATCATATCCCAgcgattttttcttttcaattggCTTAGGCCCCCTCAGCTGTTTAATTGTATTGTCATGCTTCATCCTTGATATTCCACATGAGAGGCTCTCCATGAAGTATTTCTTGTCTTTCTTCATTTGCCTACAGCAATGAAAAGACATAGCATCAAATTTTGTGTTCTACCATAGTCCTTCCTCATTTGTTCCATTTCCATATCTAATTGGATTCTCCACGAGAGGTAATACACGTCACATATGTTGCAGATTAGCGTATTACTGTTGGAAGTTTGGTGGGCGCGCTCACATAGAGTCTAAGTACATGCAAAACCTTGTTCTAGATTATTCCAAGTCATCATAAAAAGGCTAAGTTTATTCCAAGTCATCATAAGAAGGCTAAGTTTAGTCCCAACCAACTATATCAAACAAATGTcgttttaaaatttagataattttcaatttaaaaacggcaaaaaaaaaaaacaaaaaaatcacaatTAGACAAGCCCAGACCTAACAAAATAGTACCCTAATTGTTACATTGTATAGTAATATCTGAACTTTTATATCACAGTTCTGGACAGAGTTTTATTATCTCAAATTTGGTGGTGTTTTGAATGGAGATGTAACATTAGCTTGGGATAGAGATGAGTGATGATAAGAAAATTTCTGTATCACTTTGTTGTCATAGTAGCTGCGTGTCACATTTAACACTAACATGAACTCTGAAATCCTTCTAAGTCCACCCAAATACGtgtaaaaattaaagaattatgATTCTCCACGAAATTTGTAGTGGAAACCAATTCATAATTCTACTCCACTTTACAAGCAGAagttaaactcaaaacatacaCAATATTGGGATGGCCAGCGTATTTCTTTAAAGAAGTTTAAGATAATCGGATTAATTTATGTATACAGTTCAATTATAGTAAAAATGAGGGGATACCATTCTTTATAGAGTTCATCATATGCCTTTTTGAAACTTCTGAGTATTTTATTCTCATTCCCAGCTCCTTAATCCTATATGCTTTTAACCTCTATAGAATCATTATTAGAGTTTGCAAAAGATAGAAAAGTAAGATAATtaccaagcaaaaaaaaaaaaagggaaagaaagaaatcgaAGATAATTACATGACTATTATTTTGGCATATCTCAGtactcaaaataaaatatcgGATCtcattgaaaaggaaaaatatatatcaatgaaAGAGGCCTACTTTGCCACCCACTAGAAATCAGTATATTTTAGCATGACGTGAAAGCTTTGCAACTAGTCGGGCATGATTAGAATATAATCAATAATTACTATCACgtgcaaataataataagacaATAAAATGACCAACACATGATAAACTCGTGATTCAAATGGCAATtctattggaaaaaaaaatcgtGAAAAAGTAAGACGAGCTAGACCAAGTGAGGTGTTATTACAATACTACAACCGATAAGCCTAAGAGACTCCATCAAACTAGAAGCTTGCTTGCTGCATTTCCCATATTTGATCTCAATGTCTTAATAGACATTCACGCTTGAATCATGAACTTCAAAACCCACAAAACAAGAAACACCTTTTGACTCTCTCGACAAGGAGTTAGTGTATTCTTTTTCCTCATATTCTTGGATATTTCTCTAATTGTAGAAGGCAAAGGAACAAATACTTTAAAATCAAACTAATCCAATCCAAATAAGAGACGTTTGGTCTCTAGTAAATCGATGTTCATTTCAGACAGTGTTCTAGGCATTTGAACGATCAACGAGTACTAAAAAAATTGGCAATTTAAATCTGTTTCAACATGTTTTCTATAATAGATTGATTCTGTAAAAGCTAACTTCAACCTCAATTTTAACCCCCAAAatgttgaaatttaaatatttgtcaTGAATCACATTGTTGTCGCTATAAGTATTCTTTCCAACATCACAAGAATCAACCACATATGGTGGTGTAAAAAAGTTATGCCAAAATATTTATGGGTATTCTAAGTTTTAAACTTTTGCTGTCTTGTTTAATTTGGCAGTAAACTTCATTAGTTTGTAACCAATATTAGGCTGCCTTTACTAGAGCTTCGACAATTTTGAAAGACTCATGTGTACACTTTTGACGATACTTAAGCATATAACTGAAACACAAACCAAACTAATCACAAATTGCCAGCAAACAACTTTAGCATGGTCTTACGTGCAATTTTGGAGAGACCATTCATAAATTGCATAAATTGCAATGGTTTGAAAcaggaataaattaaatatactgATCAATTACTCTAGTACTAACCGGATCTAAacgaatttaaatttttgactGACCTGTCAAGTATCACCCATGTTGCCCTAAACCTTGTGGCAGATCTTACAGCAACCACCTTTGAAGAAGGCCCCGCTTCCACCTCTATGTGGACCTTAACCTGAGAAATTTAAAGTACAAAAAGATCTTGTTAGCAGCCATTTCTCGTATGACAAACAATTTGCCTTAGGGTGGCAAATGGATGGGTTTAAGTAGGTTTGGACAAGTTAAAATAGTCTGATGCAAGACAGTTCAATGCTAATTCATCCGTATAACAGATTTTACAAATAGTTATCAACCAACAAGGAACATACCTACACCTAAAATCCAGATTTCAACAAACCCAGTTTTTTTTACATTTGCTCAAACAACAATTGGGCAGTACTAAGACCATTATTCTGCGCATAACCAGTAATTATTTTGCTTCAAAAATGCATAATCAAGTTTCTACCACCTCTTCAGGAAGTTGAAGCATCGCCATAATTTCGCGgtactcttccttcttcttggtCACTTCTTCCTCTCCAAATTTCTGGCTTGTTCCAACAGTCGAATTGGGATCCACCTTTTTGCTGTACCGCACTGGATAGAAAAAGACGAGTATataaagaaggaaataaaacTGAGGAGGAAAAAACAGAGTAACATGAATTTTGTGATATTTGAGCATTTTTAACATGAATTTTGGTaaggatataaaaaaaaaattatataaaatttttattaagaatGACGAAATTCATAATTATCATTAGAAAGTAATACATCTCtataatagtttatatataGATTGTTAATaacaaaacataaatatatatgtatctatacACACAGGTAAAATTTTATACAAGAGAATAGGTTATAACAACCGTCTACTAAAGATGTAATacaatgttataataaaaatattgcgAACATAACCATTTGCCACGCTATTTTGTGAGTATATTTTAAAACTTggaatacatattttttaaacgAAATGCTACATCCGTACAAAAATTCTGTATTGGAAGGGGGAGGGGAAAAAGAAGTATGGAGTATGAACCCTTACATATTTTCCCAGCTAACGTACCAGGGTTATTAACCTGGTGAAAAACTCCAAGAAGCATGAGCTCATCTCCAGGCTTAAGAGACAAGCCTTGCAGCACCTGCTGGATCGCGCTCCAACTAACGTCTCTCGATGCATCGAGGATCACCACCACCTTCTCTGCTTCCTCGGACATGATTTATTCACTCAAATACGGACTATTGGTTTCAGAAGGCCATAAAATTCAAGTTTCACACGCACAAGAAATTCTTAATGCTCATGCAAAATACAGTGCAAAACCCCCCGCACACACCTTAGAATCATCGAGACCATTACGAAGCAGAACAGAAATAGGGTTTCAAAACTGCGGCAAGTtacaagagaaaagaagaggtgGTGATTCCGGGCGAGCATCTCCAGCGTTAATCCCAGAGCAGATTCGGGTATCCAAGTTCATGATGAGGCGATAAGGGTTTATAGCTTATTGCAGAGAGGAGGATTTGTTTACGCGATTCGGAGATTTCTATGCGTGATGCTGGTTATCGTATTCGCCGGAAGAGGACGGGCAATGGACGGGGAGAATTGGCGATAACAAAGCTTCCCAAGATGTCTTCCCTTGGCGGTAAGCCAATTCTTTATGATATGGATTGGATCCTGTTGTACAGATCaacttttttattaaaaaaaatattcatcaaAACGATTTGtaatcactaaaaaaaatactGTCATAATCTACCGTTTTCGGGTTTTTTTCACTATAAGTTAGAAGTGGCAAGTTCTAATCTAAGCAACATGAGGGTTGGCCTATTAGGGGAGAGGTCTCACATGTTGATCTCCTATGAgtaatttgtttttgttcttgtgaATTTAGTTAGTCTGCCATGAGGTACTATCACGCCCATAGATGATACTTGGATGTAACGACAGAAGTTAGGCCCATTTGAATCCAGAGTATCTTCTTTTACTATGGATGATAATGAGCGGCGCAAGGGGCTAGTCTTTGATTCTTCTGGCTTCTGCACACAGGTGCCCATTTGAATCCAAAAGTATCTCTttttaccaaaaagaaaaagaaaaaaaagaaagaaggaaaaaaagaaaaagaagaagaagaagaagaagaagaaagacaaTGCTGCAATCTAACAACGCAACGGTGATTCATCGA
This genomic stretch from Diospyros lotus cultivar Yz01 chromosome 1, ASM1463336v1, whole genome shotgun sequence harbors:
- the LOC127801388 gene encoding probable serine/threonine-protein kinase PBL2 isoform X2, with amino-acid sequence MSEEAEKVVVILDASRDVSWSAIQQVLQGLSLKPGDELMLLGVFHQVNNPVRYSKKVDPNSTVGTSQKFGEEEVTKKKEEYREIMAMLQLPEEVKVHIEVEAGPSSKVVAVRSATRFRATWVILDRQMKKDKKYFMESLSCGISRMKHDNTIKQLRGPKPIEKKKSLGYDEMLPGSTEEEVSPKTSPTSQHSTIDRDEIGGPPSKNHHKWPLSKSSSTDHMLVTPSTVSSSNFSWAVPKRSISALLEQESNAEQKNSGKGSPVLSNDDEQEQQVGFHILDEALTENSICSDCKNRRPEVGWKTRFFTYTELHAATRGFFGDNYLSEGGFGSVYRGELKNGLNIAVKQYKNASFQGEEEFQSEVSLLSKIRHENLVMLLGSCSEGNHRLLVYEYVCNGSLDQHLSKKCAEQKRQHLSWDKRIKIALGAAKGLEFLHGNNIIHRDVTPGNILITHDHVTLLGDFGLATSQHEEDSNDSSKNKVVGALGYMAPEYAENGKASSKTDVYSFGVVLLQLITGLAITDNIKGGKSLIGWARPLLEEKNYPDLIDERIADSHDMHQLFWMVRVAENCLRKDPRKRWTMEKVVTHLNSIIESKITCAQGFSPAQ
- the LOC127801388 gene encoding probable serine/threonine-protein kinase PBL2 isoform X1, with the protein product MSEEAEKVVVILDASRDVSWSAIQQVLQGLSLKPGDELMLLGVFHQVNNPGTLAGKILRYSKKVDPNSTVGTSQKFGEEEVTKKKEEYREIMAMLQLPEEVKVHIEVEAGPSSKVVAVRSATRFRATWVILDRQMKKDKKYFMESLSCGISRMKHDNTIKQLRGPKPIEKKKSLGYDEMLPGSTEEEVSPKTSPTSQHSTIDRDEIGGPPSKNHHKWPLSKSSSTDHMLVTPSTVSSSNFSWAVPKRSISALLEQESNAEQKNSGKGSPVLSNDDEQEQQVGFHILDEALTENSICSDCKNRRPEVGWKTRFFTYTELHAATRGFFGDNYLSEGGFGSVYRGELKNGLNIAVKQYKNASFQGEEEFQSEVSLLSKIRHENLVMLLGSCSEGNHRLLVYEYVCNGSLDQHLSKKCAEQKRQHLSWDKRIKIALGAAKGLEFLHGNNIIHRDVTPGNILITHDHVTLLGDFGLATSQHEEDSNDSSKNKVVGALGYMAPEYAENGKASSKTDVYSFGVVLLQLITGLAITDNIKGGKSLIGWARPLLEEKNYPDLIDERIADSHDMHQLFWMVRVAENCLRKDPRKRWTMEKVVTHLNSIIESKITCAQGFSPAQ